Proteins co-encoded in one Kutzneria chonburiensis genomic window:
- a CDS encoding HNH endonuclease signature motif containing protein, whose protein sequence is MELTCEIENMEPIGAMFDLIVGADPASLTQEDLVNFVGVARKVRAVCEWAEHEALNHIDDLTELAMATKVSEPALARSQEIAAALETHPALAERFRRGEIDLARFAAVHERTRHLSDPAQVAEVDQALAEEAAGMTRTQVCRKATALVAKADPDGYEQRCHKAKDDRQVGLSALPDGMAKLVWILPAAEAHQLFQQICADAKSLPKDERTTDQKRSDVLWDRLRGKHTTWNVRTFVTISMETLLGLTNDPGQLAGYGPIAAEAARELAMHGPFRGLLLDEYQQISAISTDTYRPTALMKETSVARAGGTCTAPGCTLPIQEHDHITPWPAGPTQATNLQGLCTWHHHRKHDNYTVTQDSDGTTHWITPAGRHHITRPLRH, encoded by the coding sequence ATGGAACTCACCTGCGAGATTGAGAACATGGAACCCATCGGGGCCATGTTCGATCTGATCGTCGGTGCGGATCCGGCGAGCCTGACCCAAGAAGACTTGGTCAATTTTGTGGGGGTGGCCCGGAAGGTGCGGGCCGTGTGTGAATGGGCCGAACATGAGGCCCTCAACCACATCGACGACCTCACCGAATTGGCAATGGCCACGAAGGTCTCGGAGCCGGCCCTGGCCCGCTCGCAAGAGATCGCCGCCGCCCTGGAGACTCACCCTGCGCTGGCGGAGCGGTTCCGCCGGGGAGAGATCGACCTCGCCCGGTTCGCGGCGGTCCACGAACGGACCCGCCACCTCTCGGACCCGGCCCAGGTCGCCGAAGTGGACCAGGCCCTGGCTGAGGAGGCCGCTGGTATGACCCGGACGCAGGTGTGCCGCAAGGCCACCGCGCTGGTCGCGAAGGCCGATCCGGATGGTTATGAGCAGCGCTGCCACAAGGCCAAAGACGACCGGCAGGTCGGGCTCTCGGCCTTGCCCGACGGCATGGCCAAACTGGTGTGGATCCTCCCCGCCGCTGAGGCCCACCAGCTGTTCCAGCAGATCTGCGCCGACGCCAAGTCCCTACCGAAGGACGAGCGCACCACCGACCAGAAACGCTCCGATGTGCTCTGGGACCGTCTGCGGGGCAAGCACACCACCTGGAACGTCCGCACCTTCGTGACCATCTCCATGGAGACCCTGCTCGGGTTGACCAACGACCCCGGCCAGCTCGCCGGCTACGGCCCGATCGCGGCCGAGGCGGCCCGCGAGCTGGCCATGCACGGCCCATTCCGAGGGCTCCTGCTGGATGAGTACCAGCAGATCTCCGCGATCAGCACCGACACCTACCGGCCCACGGCGCTGATGAAGGAGACGTCCGTTGCTCGGGCCGGCGGGACCTGCACTGCCCCCGGCTGCACCCTGCCCATCCAGGAACACGACCACATCACCCCCTGGCCAGCGGGCCCCACCCAAGCGACCAACCTGCAAGGGCTCTGCACCTGGCACCACCACCGCAAACACGACAACTACACAGTGACCCAGGATTCAGACGGCACCACCCACTGGATCACCCCGGCCGGCCGCCATCACATCACCCGCCCCCTGCGACACTAA
- a CDS encoding beta-xylosidase codes for MPRPIRATFGCLTLAVVLTACGSAEGITTPSTTGPTAVQKRADQPPADAAEAPLRTDRPRPPAGTLVSGGPEAPYNYAPTAMFDGGRYRIWWCSQLPDVGVPGDDVLTSSADSLTTAFPWGTAVLHGSGTGFDGEHTCDPSVIKINGVYYMYYTGAASDGDDLVNSIGLAVSGDGVHWQRRPDPIVSPSMDKLRPNKYGVGQPSVLHLDGWFYLMFTDTTGLAANTAGAAQFVLRSPDPTFAASVQALTPNGFRDVPGTKAQRSLSVANAFSADWMWVDALNAFAIAHEVDGKGTVISFWDKDFTTHPYQDVALGGAWKEGPGLVRRADGHAPASAEDPCGRVPLDVVRATGDAGHGPTDLRLFGIDITNADGCKTLATAEGVAMPSPDRMIVMVFGDRLVKIERRSVSAQIAVKVLDKPVPGLDSLPVVALIKAGTPAVHAPNRPYAFLLDGKLWPVGADAVQANSSPVTETTDEDWDARPKGGDLSAFRGN; via the coding sequence ATGCCGAGACCCATCAGGGCCACTTTCGGCTGCCTGACGCTGGCCGTCGTGCTCACGGCGTGCGGCAGTGCCGAGGGCATCACCACGCCGTCCACGACCGGGCCGACAGCCGTGCAGAAGCGGGCGGACCAGCCGCCGGCCGACGCGGCCGAGGCGCCGTTACGCACCGATCGGCCCAGGCCGCCGGCCGGCACGCTGGTGTCCGGCGGCCCGGAGGCGCCGTACAACTACGCGCCGACCGCGATGTTCGACGGCGGCCGGTACCGGATCTGGTGGTGCAGTCAGCTGCCGGACGTCGGGGTGCCCGGCGACGACGTGCTGACCTCCTCCGCCGACAGTCTGACCACGGCGTTTCCCTGGGGAACCGCCGTGCTGCACGGTTCCGGCACCGGATTCGACGGCGAGCACACCTGCGACCCGTCGGTCATCAAGATCAACGGTGTCTACTACATGTACTACACCGGCGCGGCGAGCGACGGGGACGACCTGGTCAACTCCATCGGTCTGGCCGTCAGCGGCGACGGCGTGCACTGGCAGCGCCGGCCCGACCCGATCGTGTCGCCGTCGATGGACAAGCTGCGGCCCAACAAATACGGCGTCGGCCAGCCGTCCGTGCTGCATCTCGACGGCTGGTTCTACCTGATGTTCACCGACACCACCGGCCTCGCCGCCAATACCGCCGGGGCCGCGCAGTTCGTGCTCCGCTCGCCCGACCCGACCTTCGCCGCGTCCGTGCAAGCGTTGACCCCCAACGGTTTTCGGGACGTTCCCGGCACGAAGGCCCAGCGTTCGCTATCCGTGGCCAATGCCTTCAGTGCCGACTGGATGTGGGTCGACGCGTTGAACGCCTTCGCCATCGCCCACGAGGTCGATGGCAAGGGCACGGTGATCTCGTTCTGGGACAAGGACTTCACCACGCACCCGTACCAGGACGTGGCGCTCGGCGGGGCGTGGAAGGAAGGTCCCGGGCTCGTTCGCCGGGCCGATGGGCATGCACCCGCGTCGGCCGAGGATCCGTGCGGGCGAGTGCCGCTCGACGTCGTACGGGCCACCGGCGACGCCGGTCATGGGCCCACCGACCTGCGCCTGTTCGGCATCGACATCACCAATGCCGACGGCTGCAAAACCCTGGCCACCGCCGAGGGTGTGGCCATGCCGTCGCCCGACCGCATGATCGTCATGGTGTTCGGCGACCGGCTGGTCAAGATCGAACGGCGGTCGGTGTCGGCCCAGATCGCCGTGAAGGTCCTGGACAAGCCGGTGCCAGGGCTCGACTCGCTGCCCGTCGTGGCGTTGATCAAGGCCGGCACGCCGGCCGTGCACGCCCCGAACCGGCCCTACGCGTTCCTGTTGGACGGCAAGCTCTGGCCCGTCGGTGCGGACGCGGTGCAGGCCAACTCCTCGCCGGTCACCGAGACGACGGACGAGGATTGGGACGCGCGGCCCAAGGGCGGCGACCTCTCGGCATTCCGGGGGAATTAG
- a CDS encoding B-4DMT family transporter, whose amino-acid sequence MKVWLVRGLVLAVVHAAVQTAQAWVRAGDPTAVGWLRPTALSVLVAVAVVWGGIDGWRGLEGRGLAWFKASLVAGPVGGVLGVIGQGVFVDDTGAEALPVAITGGAAFIALLVLVPAAVGLLFGKMARPAAPTNA is encoded by the coding sequence ATGAAGGTGTGGCTGGTGCGCGGGTTGGTGTTGGCGGTGGTGCACGCCGCGGTGCAGACCGCCCAGGCGTGGGTGCGCGCCGGCGATCCCACCGCCGTCGGCTGGCTACGGCCGACCGCGCTGAGCGTGTTGGTCGCCGTCGCCGTGGTGTGGGGCGGCATCGACGGTTGGCGCGGCCTCGAGGGCCGGGGCCTGGCCTGGTTCAAGGCGTCCCTGGTCGCCGGCCCCGTCGGCGGTGTGCTCGGCGTCATCGGCCAGGGCGTGTTCGTCGACGACACCGGCGCGGAGGCGCTGCCCGTGGCGATCACCGGCGGGGCCGCGTTCATCGCGCTGCTGGTGCTGGTCCCGGCGGCAGTTGGCCTGCTGTTCGGCAAGATGGCCCGGCCCGCCGCCCCAACCAACGCCTAG
- the aroQ gene encoding type II 3-dehydroquinate dehydratase has product MSRVFVLNGPNLGRLGAREPLIYGSTTHADLVELCVAAGKEYGLDVEVRQTDSEGEMIGWLHEAADAEIPVVLNGAAWTHYSIAIRDACSQLTSKLVEVHISNIHKREEFRHHSVISAVADGVIAGLGVDGYKLALRWVADHR; this is encoded by the coding sequence GCTGGGCGCGCGGGAGCCGCTGATCTACGGCTCGACCACGCACGCCGACCTGGTCGAGCTGTGCGTGGCCGCGGGCAAGGAGTACGGCCTGGACGTCGAGGTGCGGCAGACCGATTCCGAGGGCGAGATGATCGGCTGGCTGCACGAGGCCGCCGACGCCGAGATCCCGGTGGTGCTCAACGGGGCGGCGTGGACGCACTACTCGATCGCCATCCGGGACGCCTGCTCGCAGCTGACCTCGAAGCTGGTCGAGGTGCACATCAGCAACATCCACAAGCGCGAGGAGTTCCGCCACCACAGCGTGATCTCCGCGGTGGCCGACGGCGTGATCGCCGGACTCGGCGTGGACGGCTACAAGCTGGCCCTGCGCTGGGTGGCTGACCACAGGTAA